A single region of the Populus nigra chromosome 2, ddPopNigr1.1, whole genome shotgun sequence genome encodes:
- the LOC133681335 gene encoding ABC transporter B family member 11-like gives MALENGRNGESMDEATTSKRQEGKEKSSGPNKELEKQERSKEDGKTKTVPFPKLFSFADSTDTVLMIIGSIGAVGNGISLPLMSILLGDVINSFGQNQHNENVVHLVSKVSLKFVYLAVGSGVGSFLQVACWMVTGERQAARIRGTYLKTILKQDVAFFDKETNTGEVVGRMSGDTVLIQDAMGEKVGKFIQLLSTFFGGFAIAFVQGWLLTLVMLSSIPLIVIAGAAMSIMISRKASLGQTAYAKAAIVVEQTLGSIRTVASFTCEEQAISNYQKFLITAYKSGVQEGLATGLGIGIVMLVIFSSYALAIWFGGKLIVEKGYTGGTVINVIVALLIGSTSLGQASPCMSAFVAGQAAASKMFQTISREPKIDAYEMRGKILKDINGDIELRDVYFSYPARPDDQIFSGLSLLVPSGITAALVGQSGSGKSTVISLIERFYDPQAGEVLIDGINLKEFQLKWIREKIGLVSQEPVLFTSSIRDNIAYGKDGATTEEIRAVAELANAAKFIDKLPQGLDTMVGEHGTQMSGGQKQRIAIARAILKDPRILLLDEATSALDAESERIVQEALDRIMVNRTTLIVAHRLSTVRNVDLISVIHHGKIVEKGSHSELLKDPEGAYSQLIRLQEVNKESEHETEDHMSDITMESFRQSSPRISLERSLSRGSSGAGNISPLSVSLGLHTAGFSDPDTDNAPGEVEASSHKPKTPDGPIRRLAYLNKPEIPVLIAGAIAAILNGVIFPIFGVLLSNVIKTFFEPPHELRKDSKFWALMFMTLGLASFLVFPTQTYLFSVAGCKLIQRIRSLCFEKVVHMEVGWFDEPEHSSGVIGARLSADAATVRALVGDSLAQMVQNIASATAGLVIAFTACWQLALIILVLIPLVGLNGIIQIKFMKGFSADAKMMYEEASQVANDAVGSIRTVASFCAEEKVMQLYKKKCEGPMETGIKQGLICGTGFGVSFFLLFSVYATSFYAGAQLVQHGKTTFTEVFRVFFALTMAAIGISQTSSFGPDSSSAKTAAASIFSIIDRKSKMDPSDESGTKLDSVRGEIELHHISFKYPTRPDIQIFRDLSLVIHSGKTVALVGESGSGKSTVISLLQRFYDPHSGHITLDGVDIQSLQLKWLRQQMGLVSQEPVLFNDTIRANIAYGKQGKATETEILAASELANAHNFISSLQQGYDTIVGERGVQLSGGQKQRVAIARAIVKSPRVLLLDEATSALDAESERTVQDALDRVVVNRTTVVVAHRLSTIKNADVIAVVKNGVIVEKGKHDTLINIKDGFYASLVALHMTASTA, from the exons ATGGCCCTAGAGAACGGCAGAAATGGTGAGAGTATGGACGAGGCCACCACATCGAAAAGACAGGAAGGGAAGGAGAAAAGTTCAGGCCCGAATAAGGAACTAGAAAAGCAAGAGAGGAGCAAAGAAGATGGGAAAACTAAAACTGTGCCATTCCCCAAGCTCTTTTCGTTTGCAGATTCCACAGATACTGTTTTGATGATCATTGGCTCGATTGGTGCTGTTGGAAATGGAATATCTTTGCCCCTTATGTCAATTCTATTGGGAGACGTGATTAATTCTTTCGGACAAAATCAGCATAATGAAAATGTGGTGCATTTAGTGTCCAAG GTATCTCTCAAATTTGTCTACTTGGCAGTGGGGTCTGGTGTAGGATCATTTCTGC AGGTGGCTTGCTGGATGGTCACGGGAGAGAGGCAGGCTGCTCGGATAAGGGGTACATATTTGAAAACCATACTGAAGCAAGACGTTGCCTTTTTTGATAAGGAAACAAACACTGGAGAGGTTGTTGGTAGAATGTCTGGTGACACTGTTCTTATACAAGATGCCATGGGTGAAAAG GTTGGGAAATTTATACAGCTGCTATCAACATTCTTTGGAGGCTTTGCAATAGCATTTGTCCAAGGATGGCTTCTTACTCTTGTCATGTTATCTTCCATTCCCCTGATTGTGATAGCTGGTGCGGCCATGTCAATAATGATATCTAGGAAAGCATCTCTTGGACAAACTGCTTATGCAAAAGCAGCAATTGTCGTTGAACAGACACTTGGCTCGATCAGAACT GTCGCGTCATTTACTTGTGAAGAGCAAGCCATAAGCAATTACCAGAAGTTTCTCATTACTGCTTACAAATCCGGGGTTCAAGAAGGCTTAGCGACTGGATTAGGTATTGGCATTGTTATGTTAGTAATCTTCAGCAGCTATGCTTTGGCAATATGGTTTGGTGGGAAGCTGATAGTGGAAAAAGGATACACTGGGGGCACAGTGATTAATGTGATTGTTGCTCTGTTGATCGGATCCAC GTCACTAGGTCAGGCATCTCCCTGCATGAGTGCATTTGTGGCTGGTCAAGCTGCAGCTTCTAAAATGTTTCAGACTATCAGTAGGGAGCCTAAGATAGACGCTTACGAAATGAGGGGAAAGATATTGAAGGACATCAACGGGGATATAGAATTGAGGGATGTGTATTTCAGTTATCCAGCCAGACCCGATGATCAAATATTTTCTGGTCTTTCTCTTCTCGTCCCAAGTGGCATAACTGCAGCTTTGGTTGGACAAAGTGGAAGTGGAAAGTCAACAGTCATCAGTCTGATAGAGAGATTTTATGATCCACAAGCTGGTGAAGTGCTCATAGATGGTATTAACCTCAAAGAATTTCAACTTAAGTGGATCCGAGAGAAAATTGGTCTTGTCAGCCAAGAACCTGTGTTGTTTACGTCCAGCATAAGGGATAACATTGCGTATGGAAAAGATGGTGCAACTACTGAAGAGATAAGAGCAGTAGCTGAACTTGCCAATGCTGCTAAATTCATAGATAAACTACCTCAG GGACTAGACACCATGGTTGGTGAGCATGGAACTCAGATGTCAGGTGGGCAGAAACAGAGAATTGCAATAGCAAGAGCAATTCTGAAAGATCCACGAATTTTGCTTTTAGATGAAGCTACAAGTGCACTTGATGCAGAATCAGAAAGGATAGTGCAGGAGGCACTAGATAGGATTATGGTCAATCGAACAACTCTCATTGTTGCCCATCGTTTGAGCACTGTGAGAAATGTTGATTTGATTTCAGTTATTCACCATGGCAAGATAGTGGAAAAAG GCTCGCATTCAGAACTACTCAAGGATCCTGAAGGAGCTTACTCGCAGCTTATACGTTTACAAGAAGTAAATAAAGAGTCAGAGCATGAAACGGAAGACCACATGTCAGATATTACAATGGAATCCTTTAGACAGTCGAGTCCAAGAATTTCACTGGAACGATCTTTAAGCAGGGGATCTTCTGGAGCAGGAAATATAAGCCCACTCTCAGTCTCATTAGGTTTACATACTGCTGGATTCAGTGACCCTGACACTGATAATGCCCCGGGAGAAGTAGAAGCTTCTTCACATAAACCAAAAACTCCAGATGGCCCAATCCGCCGCCTTGCTTATCTGAACAAGCCAGAGATCCCGGTACTTATAGCTGGAGCTATCGCTGCAATTCTTAATGGTGTCATATTTCCAATTTTTGGCGTCCTACTTTCCAATGTgattaaaacattttttgaacCACCGCATGAATTGAGAAAGGATTCCAAGTTCTGGGCACTAATGTTTATGACGCTTGGCCTGGCATCATTTTTGGTGTTTCCAACACAAACATACTTATTTTCTGTGGCTGGATGCAAATTAATCCAAAGGATTCGATCTCTTTGTTTTGAGAAGGTAGTTCACATGGAGGTCGGCTGGTTCGATGAGCCTGAGCATTCAAGTGGGGTAATTGGTGCTAGACTCTCAGCAGATGCAGCAACAGTGCGTGCTCTGGTTGGAGACTCTCTAGCTCAGATGGTTCAAAACATCGCATCAGCAACAGCAGGTTTGGTCATTGCCTTCACTGCATGTTGGCAATTGGCCTTGATTATCCTTGTACTAATTCCTCTAGTAGGACTCAATGgaattattcaaataaagtTCATGAAAGGATTTAGTGCAGATGCAAAG ATGATGTATGAGGAAGCAAGTCAAGTTGCAAATGATGCTGTAGGCAGCATAAGAACTGTTGCCTCTTTCTGTGCTGAAGAGAAGGTGATGcaattatacaaaaagaaaTGTGAAGGCCCTATGGAGACAGGAATAAAGCAAGGGCTGATCTGTGGAACAGGATTTggagtttctttcttcttactGTTTTCTGTCTATGCAACCAGTTTCTATGCGGGAGCTCAACTTGTCCAGCATGGGAAAACAACATTTACAGAAGTTTTTCGG GTTTTCTTCGCTTTGACCATGGCAGCTATTGGAATTTCTCAAACAAGTTCCTTCGGTCCTGATTCCTCCAGTGCCAAGACTGCAGCTGCATCCATATTCTCTATTATAGACCGAAAGTCAAAGATGGATCCAAGTGACGAGTCAGGTACGAAATTAGACAGTGTGAGAGGAGAGATTGAACTTCATCACATAAGCTTCAAGTATCCAACTAGGCCAGATATTCAAATTTTCCGAGACCTCAGCTTGGTGATTCATTCTGGCAAG ACTGTAGCCCTGGTTGGAGAGAGTGGAAGTGGGAAATCAACGGTGATATCATTGTTGCAAAGATTTTATGATCCTCATTCAGGTCATATAACTCTAGATGGAGTTGACATTCAAAGTCTCCAACTCAAGTGGCTGAGGCAGCAGATGGGACTCGTGAGCCAAGAACCAGTCCTATTTAATGATACAATCCGTGCCAACATTGCATATGGAAAACAAGGGAAAGCGACGGAGACAGAGATTTTAGCTGCATCAGAGCTAGCCAATGCACACAATTTCATCAGTAGTCTACAACAG GGTTATGATACCATAGTAGGAGAGCGAGGTGTCCAATTGTCAGGGGGGCAGAAACAAAGGGTAGCCATTGCACGTGCTATAGTCAAAAGTCCCAGAGTGCTTCTACTGGACGAGGCTACCAGTGCACTGGATGCTGAATCTGAGAGAACTGTTCAAGATGCACTGGACCGAGTCGTGGTGAACAGGACTACGGTCGTTGTAGCCCACCGGTTATCTACAATCAAGAATGCAGATGTTATTGCAGTGGTTAAAAATGGAGTTATTGTAGAGAAAGGCAAGCATGATACTTTGATCAATATCAAAGATGGTTTTTACGCCTCCTTGGTTGCCCTCCACATGACTGCCTCGACAGCTTAA